In Acidovorax sp. 106, the following proteins share a genomic window:
- a CDS encoding carbohydrate ABC transporter permease, whose translation MTAKPLASSSLFPSAGRMLVYAVLALAVAFFLLPLYAMLVTSFKDAEEIRSTSLLALPGGLNWSAWFTAWSSACTGVDCNGLRPFFWNSVSMAVPAVLISTVWGALNGYVLSLWKFRGSDTLFGLLLFGVFMPFQVVLLPMSQVLGWLGLSSSITGLVLVHCLAGLAGTTLFFRNYYAAIPKELVNAARMDGASFFQIFWRIVLPLSTPIVMVTLIWQFTNIWNDFLFGVVFSGTDSKPITVGLNNLANTSSSVKAYNVDMAAAIIAGLPTMVIYVLAGKFFVRGLTAGAVKG comes from the coding sequence ATGACCGCTAAGCCCTTGGCGTCTTCAAGCCTTTTTCCGTCCGCGGGGCGCATGCTGGTGTACGCCGTGCTGGCCCTGGCCGTGGCGTTCTTCCTGTTGCCGCTGTATGCCATGCTGGTGACATCGTTCAAGGATGCGGAGGAAATCCGTTCGACCTCGTTGCTGGCCTTGCCCGGTGGCTTGAACTGGTCTGCGTGGTTCACCGCCTGGTCTAGCGCCTGCACGGGCGTGGACTGCAACGGCCTGCGTCCGTTCTTCTGGAACTCGGTGTCCATGGCGGTGCCTGCGGTGCTTATCTCCACCGTGTGGGGTGCGCTCAATGGCTATGTGCTGAGCCTGTGGAAGTTTCGCGGCAGCGACACGCTGTTTGGCCTGCTGCTGTTTGGCGTGTTCATGCCCTTCCAGGTGGTGCTGTTGCCCATGAGCCAGGTGCTGGGCTGGCTGGGGCTGTCCAGCTCCATCACCGGGCTGGTGCTGGTGCACTGCCTGGCGGGCCTGGCGGGCACCACGCTGTTCTTTCGCAACTACTACGCGGCCATCCCCAAGGAACTGGTGAACGCGGCGCGCATGGATGGGGCCAGCTTCTTCCAGATTTTCTGGCGCATCGTGCTGCCGTTGTCCACGCCCATCGTCATGGTCACGCTGATCTGGCAGTTCACCAACATCTGGAACGACTTCCTGTTCGGTGTGGTGTTCTCAGGCACCGACTCCAAGCCCATCACCGTGGGCCTGAACAACCTGGCCAACACCAGCAGCAGCGTGAAGGCCTACAACGTGGACATGGCCGCCGCCATCATCGCGGGCCTGCCCACGATGGTGATCTATGTGCTGGCCGGTAAGTTTTTTGTGCGCGGCCTGACGGCTGGCGCCGTCAAAGGTTAA